A window of Hymenobacter siberiensis genomic DNA:
AAGTAAGCGAGATGCCTCGGCTACGCTCGGTATGACGTTCTGTTGAATCCTAACGACTCAATTCCCGCTTTCTTCCTGCTCCTGCCTTAATGCACCCAACCCTCACCAATCGCCAGCAGTCTGCGGCTAAATTCTTCCTACTGGCGCTGTTCGTCATTGCCCTCGACCAGCTGTCGAAGTGGGCCGTGCACACCTACATGCAGCCCGGCATGGCGGGCGAAATCCCGCTCATCGGCCACTGGGCCAAGCTGCACTACACGCTGAATCCCGGCATGGCCTTCGGCGCCGAGCTGCCCGCGCCGTATGGAAAGCTGGTGCTCAGCGGATTCCGGCTGCTGGCCGTGTTTGGCCTGAGCTACTACATTATCCGCCTCTGCCGGCAGCGCGCCGCCGCCGGCTACATCGCCTGCATGGCCCTCATCCTCGGCGGCGCGGTCGGCAACCTGATTGATTCCATTTTCTACGGCATCATTTATGACAACTCTCCGTTTGGCTCGCCCTCGCGCTGGTTCTATGGCCAGGTTATCGATATGCTCTACGTGGACATCTACGAAGGCTTCCTGCCCCAAAACTGGCCGTTGCTAGGAGGGAAGTACGTCTCGCTCTGGCCCATCTTCAACATCGCTGATTCGGCCATTTTCATTGGCGTAGCCGTTATTCTGTTAAATCAGAGCCGTTTTTTCAAGCAGGACGAGCCTGCGGCTGTAGCTGAGAATCACAGCGAACCGCTGGTAGCTCCCGACTCGGAGAATCTGGCGTAGCGAACTGTGCCGTGGACTCTGCGAGTCCGCGCGTGGGTCGGTCGTTCACGCGTCCACCTCACCCCCTGACCCCCTCTCCAAAAAAGAGGGGGCACCGGAAATGCTTCAATGAGGCAGTACAAAGCAGAGAGCCCGCTATTCAGCGGGCTCTTTTCGTATTCGGTGGTTTCGTCCTCACGGGCCGGTGCCCCCTCTTTTTTGGAGAGGGGGTCAGGGGGTGAGGTTGACGCGGAGGGCGATTCCGTGCAAACGCACCGTTCTTTGCAGCTCCAATCCCCACCGAAATGCTCCCAACGCTCACCATCCGCCAGCATTCCGTGGCTAAATT
This region includes:
- a CDS encoding lipoprotein signal peptidase gives rise to the protein MHPTLTNRQQSAAKFFLLALFVIALDQLSKWAVHTYMQPGMAGEIPLIGHWAKLHYTLNPGMAFGAELPAPYGKLVLSGFRLLAVFGLSYYIIRLCRQRAAAGYIACMALILGGAVGNLIDSIFYGIIYDNSPFGSPSRWFYGQVIDMLYVDIYEGFLPQNWPLLGGKYVSLWPIFNIADSAIFIGVAVILLNQSRFFKQDEPAAVAENHSEPLVAPDSENLA